The window GCTCTGTGTCGCTTTCCGACGAGTCCACCTTGCGCTTCTTCGACTttttgtccttcttcttctccttcgagCCGGCACTGTCTGTTTCAACATCAAATTCtgttttcctcttcttggacttcttctccttcttgcaCGCCTTCTCGTCGTCCTTTTCTGTGTCCTCGTCGGCCTTGCGCTTTTTTGATGGGGGATCTGAAGGCTCCGAGGCTTCTGTCTCGGCGCTCTCTTCTGTGAACTCCTCGGAACTCTCCTGAGCACCATTGACCTCGTCCTTGTCGGCACCCTCCTGTGGCTCCTCTTTCAACACAtctcccaccaaccaaccgcccCTAACGAAGCGAATCGTCCCTAATCTCCGCTCAAGGTATGAGTTCATCTTCAGATCCTCGCGCTTCTTCAGCTCACTCTCCAGCGCCTCCTCGCTCTTGCCGTTGAGTCTCCCGAGCAAGTGTTGGAAGTCGAACAGTCCTGTGCACTCGTCTCCATTGTTTCGTTTGGCTCCAAGACCGAGGGTGTCGTCCTTCAAGGTGACCTGGATATGCGATGCGCTGGCAGCTCCATAGTTTTCGGCATGCGCCGCGTCCTTGGCTCCGAGGTACTGACCCGGCTCCCACCCCTGCGACCGCAGCATCTTCTGGCCAAAAGATTCGGTGTTGCGCATCCATCTGTTGTTATTCGGATCGTTGCCGAGTCTCCGTTTGCTGTTCGCGGGCTTTGTCAGTTTCTGTTGGTTCCAGGACTCAATTACACACAAAGCGCGTCTTACTTCTTTGCACCGGCGAGACCCATTTTGCCCAGAAGTTGCCCGGCGCAGCCGAGCGTGAGATAatgagggggcgggggttaGGAAAAGCTGACGATCACAAAGTCTTCGAGGTACCTGGTGTTTCTTGGAGTTGCTTGTG is drawn from Podospora pseudocomata strain CBS 415.72m chromosome 1 map unlocalized CBS415.72m_1, whole genome shotgun sequence and contains these coding sequences:
- the PXR1 gene encoding telomerase inhibitor (COG:A; EggNog:ENOG503P256), producing MGLAGAKNKRRLGNDPNNNRWMRNTESFGQKMLRSQGWEPGQYLGAKDAAHAENYGAASASHIQVTLKDDTLGLGAKRNNGDECTGLFDFQHLLGRLNGKSEEALESELKKREDLKMNSYLERRLGTIRFVRGGWLVGDVLKEEPQEGADKDEVNGAQESSEEFTEESAETEASEPSDPPSKKRKADEDTEKDDEKACKKEKKSKKRKTEFDVETDSAGSKEKKKDKKSKKRKVDSSESDTEPTKSEKPSKREKQKSESPEKEVDTSAEDAKKAKKEKKKERKEKKEKKEKKDKKDKKKKDKPVSESGSEAGASNSKEKKRKKEESVTPAVESDASTPTGSGYSTPVTTNTRYLARSRFIAQKKMAFADSAALNQIFMIKS